The uncultured Roseibium sp. genome contains a region encoding:
- a CDS encoding trimethylamine methyltransferase family protein, whose product MKSLQSVVEDTQTIPRRTREGGRQGRREKRAAPSQALHRPFIVRNIPPYEVLSEESLMRIENAADRILAEVGIEFRGDDEALAMWRKAGADVSGELVRFEPGMLREILKTAPPEFTQLARNDANNVRIGGKNVVFAPAYGSPFVMDLDKGRRYGALEDFRNFIKLAQSSPWLHHSGGTICEPVDVPVNKRHLDMVYSHIRYSDRPFMGSVTTDDRAQDCIDMCRILFGEQTVEDNCVILGNVNVNSPLVWDGMATKVIRTYARANQAAVIVPFILGGAMGPVTNAGAITQALAETMAGCALTQLERPGAPVIFGNFLSSIALRSGSPTFGTPEPAVGSLVVGQLARRLKLPLRCSGNFTTSKLPDAQAMTEGTMSMLAAVHCGANFIMHSAGFLDGLLSMSYEKFVMDTDLCGALHTYLDGVTVDDNSLALDAFPEVGPGNHFFGCAHTMANYQTAFWDSDMADNEPFEKWSDAGSVDAATRANRLWKKRLQDYQAPEIDGSVDEALQAFVAQRKASVEDQWY is encoded by the coding sequence ATGAAATCCTTGCAAAGCGTCGTTGAAGATACCCAGACTATCCCACGCCGGACAAGGGAAGGCGGACGTCAGGGTAGACGGGAAAAGCGCGCGGCTCCGTCGCAGGCGCTGCACCGGCCGTTCATTGTCCGCAACATTCCGCCTTACGAGGTTCTCTCAGAAGAAAGCCTTATGCGGATCGAGAATGCTGCCGACCGCATTCTCGCCGAAGTGGGGATCGAGTTTCGCGGCGATGATGAGGCCCTCGCCATGTGGCGCAAGGCAGGCGCCGATGTTTCCGGCGAACTGGTGCGCTTCGAGCCGGGAATGCTCCGGGAGATCCTGAAAACCGCGCCGCCGGAATTCACCCAGCTTGCCCGCAATGATGCAAACAACGTCCGCATCGGCGGAAAAAATGTCGTCTTCGCGCCCGCTTACGGATCGCCCTTCGTCATGGATCTGGACAAGGGCCGGCGCTACGGCGCGCTGGAGGATTTCAGAAACTTCATCAAGCTCGCCCAGAGTTCGCCGTGGCTGCACCATTCCGGCGGTACCATCTGCGAGCCGGTCGACGTGCCGGTCAACAAGCGCCATCTCGACATGGTCTACAGCCATATCCGTTATTCCGACCGGCCGTTCATGGGATCCGTCACCACCGACGACCGGGCGCAAGACTGCATCGACATGTGCCGCATCCTGTTCGGCGAACAGACAGTCGAAGACAACTGCGTCATCCTCGGCAACGTCAACGTGAACTCGCCGCTGGTCTGGGACGGCATGGCGACAAAAGTGATCCGGACCTATGCGCGGGCCAATCAGGCCGCGGTGATCGTGCCCTTCATTCTTGGCGGCGCCATGGGGCCGGTGACCAACGCCGGTGCCATCACCCAGGCGCTGGCGGAAACGATGGCCGGATGCGCCCTGACCCAGCTGGAACGGCCGGGCGCGCCGGTCATCTTCGGCAATTTCCTGTCGTCCATTGCTCTGCGCTCCGGATCGCCCACCTTCGGCACGCCGGAGCCCGCCGTCGGCTCGCTCGTGGTGGGCCAGCTTGCCCGAAGGCTCAAGCTGCCGTTGCGCTGTTCGGGGAATTTCACCACCTCCAAGCTGCCGGATGCGCAGGCGATGACGGAAGGGACCATGTCCATGCTCGCCGCGGTCCATTGCGGCGCGAATTTCATCATGCATTCGGCCGGGTTCCTCGACGGGCTGCTTTCCATGTCCTACGAGAAATTCGTCATGGACACGGATCTGTGCGGCGCGCTGCACACCTATCTGGACGGCGTCACCGTGGACGACAACTCGCTGGCACTCGACGCCTTCCCGGAGGTCGGCCCCGGCAACCACTTCTTCGGTTGCGCCCACACCATGGCCAACTACCAGACGGCGTTCTGGGATTCCGACATGGCTGACAACGAGCCGTTCGAGAAATGGTCGGATGCGGGATCGGTGGACGCGGCGACCCGCGCCAACCGCCTCTGGAAGAAACGCCTTCAGGACTACCAAGCTCCGGAAATCGATGGCAGTGTTGACGAGGCCCTGCAAGCTTTTGTCGCTCAGAGAAAAGCCTCGGTGGAGGACCAGTGGTACTGA
- a CDS encoding ABC transporter permease, with protein sequence MNAFVIGYYALLIGASCLAAYFKKREVFLLIFSLTLASFIMGIIGGIPALWFVTVAAGALALAVGTSFAFREFLILITPEWMAKELRTAPLTAAFGMFVIFTYAIAGIFAPIIAPHGEAQVIASAFAPPDENMLLGADQLGRDMFSRIIYGARNSVGLALMATALAFIMGAIAGLFAATRGGWFDQLLGRFADVIMSVPSLIFALLMLSIFGTNLAVIVIVVAVIYSPRVFRLTRAVAGNVVVMDYIEAAKLRGEGTWYLIRKEILPNSTAPLIAEFGLEFCFVFLLIAGLSFLGLGIQPPTADWGSMVRENATLISFGEMTPLIPAAAIALLTVSVNFVVDWMLFRSSGLKEV encoded by the coding sequence ATGAACGCATTTGTAATCGGATACTACGCGCTGCTGATCGGAGCCTCCTGTCTGGCAGCCTATTTCAAGAAACGTGAAGTCTTCCTGCTGATCTTCTCCCTGACGCTTGCGTCGTTCATCATGGGAATTATCGGCGGCATCCCGGCGCTTTGGTTCGTCACCGTCGCCGCAGGCGCGCTTGCTCTTGCGGTTGGAACGTCTTTTGCCTTCCGTGAATTCCTGATCCTGATCACGCCCGAATGGATGGCGAAGGAACTTCGAACCGCTCCGCTGACCGCCGCGTTCGGCATGTTCGTGATCTTCACCTACGCGATCGCCGGCATCTTCGCCCCGATCATTGCCCCACACGGCGAGGCTCAGGTCATCGCGTCGGCCTTTGCGCCGCCCGATGAAAACATGCTTCTCGGAGCAGACCAGCTCGGACGGGACATGTTCAGCCGGATCATCTACGGTGCGCGCAACTCGGTTGGCCTCGCGCTGATGGCAACGGCGCTTGCGTTCATCATGGGGGCGATTGCCGGCCTGTTCGCCGCTACGAGGGGCGGCTGGTTCGATCAGCTACTCGGACGGTTCGCCGACGTGATCATGTCCGTGCCGTCCCTGATCTTCGCCCTGCTGATGCTGAGTATTTTCGGCACCAACCTGGCCGTCATCGTGATCGTTGTCGCGGTGATCTATTCGCCCCGCGTCTTCCGGCTCACCCGCGCTGTGGCCGGCAATGTGGTGGTGATGGACTATATCGAAGCGGCAAAGCTCAGAGGCGAAGGCACCTGGTACCTGATCCGCAAGGAAATTCTGCCGAACTCAACGGCGCCTCTGATCGCCGAATTCGGACTGGAATTCTGCTTCGTCTTCCTGCTGATCGCGGGCCTGTCCTTCCTTGGCCTCGGCATTCAGCCGCCGACAGCCGACTGGGGCTCGATGGTGCGTGAAAACGCGACGCTGATTTCCTTCGGTGAAATGACCCCGCTCATCCCGGCCGCCGCCATCGCATTGCTGACGGTTTCCGTTAATTTCGTCGTCGACTGGATGCTGTTCCGGTCCTCCGGCCTGAAGGAGGTTTGA
- a CDS encoding ABC transporter substrate-binding protein, whose translation MTNSKDVGQLTRLADAARTGGITKREFIRYSMLAGITASTATGLWSTQAKAAPKKGGTFRWGIHDGNTSDTHDPGTYVTRQMIFLAHQYRSYLTMINPDNSLGPDLAIGWEATPDAAQWTFVLNENAHFGLSGKKVTAKDVVASINHHRGEKATSAAKALLTDVTDVVADGDQTVVFKLGRGIADLPWLMTDYHLAICPANDDGTIDWQSGDGSGPYKIDSGEFGVSWSLSRNDGWHGEGAYFDKLEMIVLNDPNARQTALVTGDVDCVSLVELKTLALLERNPNIKVDNIPSGAAITMPMFCDTAPFDDVNVRTALKLSMDRQEIVDKIAFGAATIGNDFHLSPVQPYWPDDIPQHEYDPEKAKSLLKKAGHDNLSISLSTADSIFSGAVDMCVLYAEQAKKAGIDIKVVREPNDGYYSDVWLKKPFTAVSWGARPTPDVIFTLAYKDDAAWNESHWRNEKFNKLLLEAKSELDDDKRMTMYREMCLLMHDDGGTIIPFFNNFVYARRSNVMHGDTVAASWACDGARAGSRWWFEDA comes from the coding sequence ATGACAAACTCCAAAGACGTCGGGCAATTGACCCGCCTTGCAGATGCAGCTCGTACCGGCGGCATCACGAAACGCGAGTTTATTCGTTACTCCATGCTGGCCGGCATCACGGCTTCCACGGCAACGGGGCTGTGGTCCACCCAAGCCAAGGCGGCGCCGAAAAAAGGCGGTACGTTCCGTTGGGGTATTCATGACGGCAACACATCGGACACCCATGATCCGGGCACCTACGTGACCCGGCAGATGATTTTCCTGGCGCATCAGTACAGGAGCTATCTGACCATGATCAATCCGGACAATTCGCTCGGTCCGGATCTGGCAATCGGATGGGAAGCGACGCCGGATGCCGCGCAGTGGACGTTCGTACTCAACGAGAACGCCCATTTCGGCCTCAGCGGCAAAAAGGTGACGGCAAAGGACGTTGTTGCCTCGATCAACCATCATCGCGGCGAAAAGGCGACTTCCGCGGCCAAGGCCCTCCTGACCGACGTGACCGATGTTGTGGCCGATGGCGATCAAACGGTCGTCTTCAAGCTTGGCCGAGGCATCGCGGATCTGCCCTGGCTGATGACCGATTATCACCTGGCCATCTGCCCGGCGAATGACGACGGTACGATCGACTGGCAGTCCGGCGACGGCAGCGGTCCGTACAAGATCGACAGCGGCGAATTCGGCGTGAGCTGGTCGTTGAGCCGTAATGACGGCTGGCATGGCGAGGGCGCCTATTTCGACAAGCTCGAGATGATCGTCCTCAACGACCCGAACGCCCGCCAGACGGCATTGGTCACCGGAGATGTCGATTGCGTTTCGCTGGTCGAATTGAAGACCCTGGCCCTGCTTGAACGCAACCCGAACATCAAGGTGGACAATATTCCGTCCGGCGCCGCGATCACCATGCCGATGTTCTGCGACACGGCTCCCTTCGATGACGTGAACGTACGTACGGCGCTGAAACTCTCGATGGACCGTCAGGAGATCGTCGACAAGATCGCCTTCGGCGCGGCCACGATCGGCAATGACTTCCATCTTTCGCCGGTGCAGCCGTACTGGCCGGATGACATCCCGCAGCACGAATACGATCCTGAGAAGGCCAAGTCGCTGTTGAAGAAAGCAGGACACGACAACCTGTCCATCTCGCTTTCGACCGCGGACAGCATCTTCTCCGGAGCCGTCGACATGTGCGTGCTCTACGCAGAGCAGGCCAAGAAGGCGGGCATCGACATCAAGGTCGTGCGCGAACCGAACGACGGCTACTACTCCGACGTCTGGCTGAAGAAGCCATTCACCGCGGTGTCCTGGGGCGCCCGACCGACCCCGGACGTGATCTTCACGCTCGCCTACAAGGACGACGCCGCCTGGAACGAGAGCCACTGGCGCAACGAGAAGTTCAACAAGCTTCTCCTGGAGGCCAAGTCGGAACTCGACGACGACAAGCGTATGACCATGTACCGGGAGATGTGCCTGCTCATGCATGATGATGGCGGCACGATCATCCCGTTCTTCAACAACTTCGTCTACGCGCGCCGTTCCAACGTCATGCATGGCGATACGGTCGCGGCAAGCTGGGCCTGTGACGGCGCACGCGCAGGAAGCCGCTGGTGGTTCGAAGACGCCTGA
- a CDS encoding NADH:flavin oxidoreductase, translated as MSNDPLLQPFQLKHLPLKNRIMSTAHEPAYAEDGMPKDRYRLYHAEKAKGGIAMTMTAGSALVSRDSPAAFGNLHAYDDAIIPWLKDLTDHCHEYDCKVMIQLTHLGRRTGWNTDDWLPVLAPSMVREAAHRSFPKVVEDWDIERIIGDYAAAAGRMKAAGLDGFEIEAYGHLLDSFWSPATNHREDDYGGSLDNRLRFTWRVIDAIRKEVGPDFIVGIRMVADEDWDKGLSRDEGVEIARRIADSGSFDFINLIRGHIDSDAALSKVIPVQGMRSAPHLDFAGEVRAATKFPVFHAARIADVATARHAVAEGKLDMVGMTRAHIADPHIVAKITRGEEARIRPCVGATYCLDRIYEGGGALCIHNAATGREAAIPHVISKSETPGKRVVIVGAGPAGLEAARVAGERGHAVTVLEASGRAGGQINLLTQNPRRKEMIGIVDWRLEELERLGVEIRYDTYAESADVLALDPEVVIVATGGIPQNPPLEAGDDLVVSSWDIIGGTVKPAGTVLVFDDSGGHQGMTATEMIANAGSSLELITPERLFAPEIGGLNHVPYMKSFQEKGVRITINTRLTAVRRDGNGLVATLGSDYADGWSEERQVDQVVVEHGTWPMDELYFDLKPLSSNLGVVDYDKLVMGGDVFPNASDDGQFILYRIGDAVSARNIHAAIYDALRLGIRW; from the coding sequence ATGTCGAACGATCCCCTGCTCCAGCCGTTTCAACTCAAGCACCTGCCCCTGAAGAACCGCATCATGTCGACGGCTCACGAGCCGGCCTATGCGGAAGATGGCATGCCGAAGGACCGTTACCGGCTCTATCACGCGGAAAAGGCCAAGGGCGGCATCGCCATGACCATGACCGCCGGATCGGCGCTGGTGTCGCGCGACAGCCCGGCCGCCTTCGGCAACCTGCATGCCTATGACGACGCAATCATTCCCTGGCTGAAGGACCTCACCGATCACTGCCACGAATACGACTGCAAGGTGATGATCCAGCTCACCCACCTGGGCCGCAGAACGGGGTGGAACACGGACGACTGGCTCCCCGTGCTCGCCCCCTCGATGGTCAGGGAAGCAGCGCACCGCTCGTTTCCGAAGGTGGTGGAAGACTGGGACATCGAACGGATCATCGGCGACTATGCGGCGGCGGCCGGGCGGATGAAGGCCGCGGGCCTCGATGGCTTCGAGATCGAAGCCTATGGCCACCTGCTGGACAGCTTCTGGTCGCCTGCCACCAACCACCGGGAGGATGATTACGGCGGTTCCCTGGACAACCGGTTGCGGTTCACCTGGCGGGTAATCGACGCGATCCGCAAGGAGGTCGGCCCGGACTTCATCGTCGGCATCCGCATGGTCGCCGACGAGGATTGGGACAAGGGCCTTTCCCGCGACGAGGGCGTGGAGATCGCCCGACGCATTGCTGACAGTGGCAGCTTCGACTTCATCAATCTCATTCGCGGGCATATCGACAGCGACGCGGCGCTTTCCAAGGTGATTCCGGTCCAGGGGATGCGGTCCGCGCCTCACTTGGATTTTGCCGGAGAGGTGCGCGCGGCGACGAAATTCCCGGTGTTCCATGCCGCCCGCATCGCCGATGTCGCGACCGCGCGGCATGCGGTGGCCGAAGGCAAGCTCGACATGGTCGGCATGACCCGGGCCCATATCGCCGATCCCCATATCGTCGCCAAGATCACTCGTGGCGAGGAAGCCCGTATCCGCCCTTGTGTCGGTGCCACCTACTGCCTCGACCGGATCTATGAAGGCGGCGGGGCCCTGTGCATTCACAACGCGGCGACGGGTCGCGAAGCCGCCATTCCACATGTGATTTCGAAAAGCGAAACGCCGGGCAAGCGCGTCGTCATTGTCGGAGCTGGTCCGGCCGGACTGGAAGCCGCGCGGGTCGCCGGGGAACGAGGCCACGCGGTCACGGTGCTGGAAGCCTCCGGCCGCGCCGGTGGGCAGATCAACCTTCTGACCCAGAATCCGCGGCGCAAGGAAATGATCGGTATCGTCGACTGGCGGCTTGAAGAACTGGAGCGGCTCGGCGTGGAGATCCGCTACGACACCTATGCGGAAAGCGCGGACGTATTGGCGCTCGACCCGGAGGTGGTCATCGTCGCCACCGGCGGCATCCCGCAAAACCCGCCGCTGGAGGCCGGAGACGACCTTGTCGTATCCTCCTGGGATATCATCGGCGGCACGGTGAAGCCGGCCGGCACCGTTCTCGTCTTTGACGATTCCGGCGGGCACCAGGGCATGACCGCCACCGAGATGATTGCCAACGCGGGTTCCTCTTTGGAACTGATCACCCCCGAGCGTTTATTCGCCCCGGAGATCGGCGGGTTGAACCACGTGCCCTACATGAAGTCCTTCCAGGAAAAAGGCGTCCGCATCACGATCAACACCCGGTTGACGGCCGTCCGGCGCGACGGCAACGGCCTTGTCGCCACGCTTGGGTCAGACTACGCCGACGGCTGGTCGGAGGAACGGCAGGTGGACCAGGTTGTCGTCGAACACGGTACCTGGCCGATGGACGAGCTTTACTTCGATTTGAAACCTTTGTCGTCCAATCTCGGCGTGGTCGACTACGACAAACTGGTCATGGGCGGGGATGTGTTTCCGAACGCCTCAGACGACGGCCAGTTCATCCTGTACCGCATCGGTGACGCGGTCTCGGCGCGCAACATCCATGCTGCCATCTACGACGCGCTTCGTCTCGGGATCCGCTGGTAG
- a CDS encoding LysR substrate-binding domain-containing protein, whose protein sequence is MKSLRYLIPSAGALIVFECAGRLQSFTAAGRELGMSQAAVSQAVRSLEAQLGVSLFRREHRKVVLTDAGRRFFADVTLGLSHIRKSAEELRSFATETHVTLAGSTAFASFWMMPKLQRIRDDLPDIELRIQSADRDLDLLTEGIPLGIRGGQPEDWPEYESVFLAEEEIIAVAGTRYKEIAGLPDTPEELLTHRLIHLEEPYRDAIDWADWLASAGVQAPRPLRGLVINDYALVMQAAIEGQGIALGWYHLTEHMIGAGLLQRVTDHTLKTGKAFYVVWHKTRTLSDPAKRVRDWLLERA, encoded by the coding sequence ATGAAAAGTCTGCGTTACCTCATCCCGTCAGCGGGGGCTCTGATCGTGTTCGAATGCGCGGGACGGCTGCAGAGTTTCACCGCGGCCGGGCGAGAATTGGGCATGAGCCAGGCGGCTGTCTCCCAGGCGGTCCGCTCCCTGGAGGCTCAACTGGGCGTCAGCCTGTTCCGGCGAGAGCACAGGAAAGTGGTTCTGACCGACGCAGGCCGGCGGTTTTTCGCTGATGTGACACTCGGACTGTCCCACATTCGAAAATCGGCGGAAGAACTGCGCTCCTTTGCAACCGAAACCCACGTCACGCTGGCCGGCTCCACGGCGTTTGCCTCCTTCTGGATGATGCCTAAGCTGCAGCGGATCCGGGACGACCTGCCGGACATCGAACTCAGGATCCAGAGTGCGGACCGGGATCTGGACCTGCTGACCGAAGGCATCCCGCTCGGCATTCGGGGCGGCCAGCCCGAGGACTGGCCGGAATACGAAAGCGTTTTTTTGGCGGAGGAGGAAATCATCGCCGTCGCCGGCACCCGCTACAAGGAAATCGCGGGTCTGCCCGATACGCCGGAGGAATTGCTGACCCATCGCCTGATCCATCTGGAAGAGCCCTATCGCGACGCCATCGACTGGGCGGACTGGCTTGCAAGCGCCGGCGTTCAGGCGCCGCGTCCGCTGCGCGGCCTTGTGATCAACGACTACGCGCTGGTCATGCAGGCGGCCATCGAGGGGCAGGGGATCGCGCTTGGCTGGTACCACCTGACCGAGCACATGATCGGCGCAGGCCTGCTTCAACGGGTGACGGACCACACCCTGAAGACGGGCAAGGCATTCTACGTGGTCTGGCACAAGACGAGGACCCT
- a CDS encoding FecR domain-containing protein: MRILTLFMAVTCFLAIAPSAGMAQQVNGCARSELTDPARVVYTCQGGLVLEAEAAAAFVIADTGAPGRPVAADLSGKGVLVEVEPGSGPFQILTPQAIAAVRGTVYAVDVEDGVTSVFVVRGEVGVSRPDGSEAVALAPGEGVAVATGEPLVVKRWPQEKVDRLLARFAR, from the coding sequence ATGCGAATTCTTACTCTCTTTATGGCCGTGACGTGTTTTCTCGCCATTGCCCCTTCGGCGGGCATGGCGCAGCAGGTCAACGGTTGCGCCCGTAGCGAACTGACCGATCCCGCGCGGGTCGTCTATACGTGCCAGGGCGGGCTGGTTCTTGAGGCCGAGGCGGCCGCGGCATTTGTGATCGCCGACACCGGAGCTCCGGGCCGGCCGGTCGCGGCCGACCTGTCGGGCAAAGGCGTTCTGGTCGAGGTCGAGCCCGGCAGCGGGCCGTTTCAGATCCTGACGCCGCAGGCAATCGCCGCCGTGCGCGGAACGGTCTATGCGGTCGATGTGGAAGACGGCGTGACCTCCGTCTTCGTGGTGCGCGGCGAAGTCGGCGTGTCCCGGCCTGACGGATCGGAAGCTGTCGCCCTTGCGCCCGGTGAAGGGGTCGCGGTGGCGACCGGGGAGCCCCTCGTCGTAAAGCGCTGGCCCCAGGAAAAGGTCGATAGGCTGCTCGCCCGCTTCGCTCGATGA
- a CDS encoding adenylate/guanylate cyclase domain-containing protein, with amino-acid sequence MKSSLPSWFVALAVILGVAWAGWLGQRHLAGLASPIDRAETVTLDMRILAVGPRPAPPEVVIVGIDDDTIAKAGRFPIGRDRLAMLVEKIHDAGAKALGIDMLLVGKTDDTADAKLTSALASLSSVIAAAGVFKDENQPVSAIPVPDNILHPLPEFATEASVGLVNVAADAGGTPRHIPLLFMTPEGPQPSLSLRAVGLYQGNMPALTAGGVRLPGGVQPLDLGWHLPLNYYGPMGTVRTISAQDLLDGTPEAAAAVKDRLVLLGATATGVGDRFSTPFDQILPGVEVLATGVSNLMDGSALIRDGAVRKVDVAVAISITVAGMAAMAFLPLAVASVLFVLVLCGWLAAATLLLGGGYWFSAALPLAASVLPVIGLAILRQVFDRYQMRRLETAQDALSRFQAPELARRIAEDPSFLLEPKEQMAAVLFVDLAGYTGLSERLGPARTREFLKVFHTIVVNETERHHGLAMSFMGDGAMICFGVPDPGPKDAVNAWQCAFDLVHKVGTWIAGTGMRSGTGALRAGVHFGPVVLSRLGHEHQQQITVTGDCVNVASRLMEVAKEHDSLVAMSSELMDAAGHETDADLQAPRTETVAIRGRQQAMLVGLWTALEADAEEPAILAN; translated from the coding sequence ATGAAATCAAGCCTACCCTCCTGGTTCGTCGCGCTTGCCGTGATCCTTGGCGTTGCCTGGGCCGGCTGGCTCGGGCAACGACACCTCGCGGGTCTTGCGAGCCCCATCGACCGCGCGGAAACCGTGACCCTCGACATGCGCATTCTGGCGGTCGGTCCGCGTCCGGCGCCGCCGGAGGTGGTCATCGTCGGGATCGATGACGACACCATCGCAAAGGCGGGGCGCTTCCCGATCGGGCGCGACCGTCTGGCGATGCTTGTTGAAAAAATACACGATGCCGGGGCAAAGGCGCTCGGCATCGACATGCTGCTGGTCGGAAAGACGGATGATACGGCCGACGCGAAACTGACCTCTGCCCTTGCCAGCCTGTCGAGCGTGATCGCCGCGGCGGGTGTCTTCAAGGACGAAAATCAACCCGTTTCCGCAATCCCGGTGCCGGATAATATCCTGCACCCGCTGCCGGAGTTCGCGACGGAAGCGTCCGTGGGGCTCGTCAATGTCGCGGCGGACGCAGGCGGCACACCGCGTCACATTCCGCTCCTGTTCATGACGCCTGAAGGACCGCAGCCGTCCCTCAGCCTGCGCGCGGTGGGCCTCTATCAGGGAAACATGCCCGCATTGACGGCCGGCGGCGTCCGACTGCCGGGCGGGGTTCAGCCGCTCGATCTCGGTTGGCACTTGCCGCTGAACTACTATGGCCCGATGGGAACGGTCCGGACCATTAGCGCACAGGACCTTCTTGACGGGACGCCGGAGGCGGCTGCCGCCGTCAAGGACCGCCTCGTTCTACTCGGGGCTACGGCGACCGGTGTCGGCGACCGGTTCAGCACGCCCTTTGACCAGATCCTGCCGGGGGTCGAGGTGCTTGCGACTGGTGTTTCCAATCTGATGGATGGATCGGCACTGATCCGCGATGGCGCTGTCCGGAAGGTCGATGTGGCGGTGGCAATTTCAATTACGGTGGCCGGCATGGCAGCCATGGCCTTCCTTCCGCTCGCGGTCGCCTCCGTTCTTTTCGTTCTGGTCCTGTGCGGCTGGCTGGCGGCGGCGACACTTCTGCTTGGGGGCGGTTACTGGTTCAGCGCCGCGCTCCCGCTTGCGGCAAGTGTGCTGCCGGTCATCGGCCTTGCTATCCTCCGACAGGTCTTCGACCGCTACCAGATGCGGCGGCTCGAGACCGCACAGGACGCCCTCAGCCGGTTTCAGGCGCCTGAACTGGCGCGGCGCATTGCCGAGGATCCGTCATTTCTCCTGGAGCCGAAAGAACAGATGGCCGCCGTGCTCTTCGTCGATCTGGCCGGCTACACCGGCCTGAGCGAACGCCTGGGACCAGCCAGAACACGGGAGTTTCTGAAAGTCTTCCATACGATCGTGGTCAACGAAACCGAACGGCACCACGGCTTGGCGATGTCGTTCATGGGCGATGGCGCCATGATCTGCTTCGGCGTCCCGGATCCGGGACCGAAGGACGCGGTCAATGCCTGGCAATGCGCCTTCGATCTCGTTCACAAGGTCGGGACCTGGATCGCAGGCACCGGAATGAGATCGGGGACAGGTGCCCTGCGTGCCGGTGTGCATTTCGGTCCGGTTGTCCTGTCGCGCCTCGGTCACGAACACCAGCAGCAGATCACCGTGACCGGCGATTGCGTCAACGTGGCGAGCCGTCTGATGGAGGTGGCAAAGGAGCATGATTCCCTTGTGGCCATGTCCTCGGAGCTGATGGATGCCGCCGGTCACGAGACAGATGCCGACCTGCAGGCCCCACGCACGGAGACTGTCGCCATTCGCGGCCGTCAGCAAGCCATGTTGGTCGGCCTGTGGACGGCGCTGGAAGCGGATGCGGAAGAGCCCGCTATTCTGGCAAATTGA
- a CDS encoding BA14K family protein → MFRKSIISAMTVAILGTSAAALGTTAASAGGYGSHLYGNGSYNGGYKNGYQQPYRDGRYSQQHVSWCQNHWKSYDPHNNSYQPYTGPRQQCYSPYYRG, encoded by the coding sequence ATGTTTCGGAAGTCCATTATCTCTGCAATGACGGTCGCAATCCTGGGAACCTCTGCCGCTGCCCTCGGAACGACCGCGGCTTCGGCCGGCGGCTATGGCAGCCACCTCTACGGCAACGGAAGCTACAACGGCGGCTACAAAAATGGCTACCAGCAGCCCTACCGGGACGGCCGATACTCGCAGCAGCACGTCAGCTGGTGCCAAAACCACTGGAAGAGCTACGACCCCCACAACAATAGCTACCAGCCTTACACCGGTCCGCGCCAGCAGTGCTACTCGCCCTACTACAGGGGCTGA
- a CDS encoding ABC transporter permease has protein sequence MGDILRLVFKRLGLGLLTLFVVSILIFFAVELLPGDIAQAVLGQSATPETVAALREQMGLNLPAPIRYLHWLAGALTGDFGVSLVSGERVSTAITGRFVNTLFLATYAAVIAVPVSIVLGVIVALLRNTLFDRVANVLTLTSISSPEFFLGYILILYFAVKSNYFPAIASLSGDMSFGDLLHRTFLPALTLVLVVTAHMMRMTRAAIINLLASPYIEMARLKGVPPWRVIVKHALPNAWAPIINVVALNLAYLITGVVLVEVVFVYPGIGQLLVDAVAKRDFPIVQACCLIFAATFILLNLAADIGAILTNPRLRHPK, from the coding sequence ATGGGCGATATCCTGAGGCTCGTTTTTAAACGACTCGGCCTGGGCCTGCTCACGCTATTCGTTGTTTCAATCCTGATCTTCTTTGCAGTCGAGTTGCTGCCGGGAGATATCGCACAGGCGGTGCTCGGCCAGAGCGCAACCCCCGAAACGGTGGCCGCCCTGCGCGAACAAATGGGGCTCAATCTACCGGCTCCCATCCGCTATCTGCACTGGCTGGCCGGCGCCCTGACCGGTGATTTCGGTGTCTCGCTCGTCTCCGGAGAGCGGGTCAGCACGGCAATCACCGGCCGCTTCGTGAACACGCTGTTTCTCGCAACCTACGCGGCCGTGATCGCGGTTCCCGTCTCGATCGTTCTCGGGGTCATCGTCGCGCTGTTGAGGAATACCCTGTTCGACCGGGTTGCCAACGTCCTGACCCTGACGTCGATTTCCTCTCCCGAGTTCTTTCTCGGCTACATCCTCATTCTCTATTTCGCCGTGAAATCCAACTATTTCCCCGCGATTGCGAGCCTGAGCGGGGACATGAGCTTCGGCGATTTGTTGCATCGAACGTTCCTGCCCGCGCTGACACTCGTGCTTGTCGTGACCGCGCACATGATGCGAATGACACGCGCGGCGATCATCAACCTTCTGGCCTCGCCCTATATCGAGATGGCCAGGCTCAAGGGGGTGCCGCCCTGGCGGGTGATCGTCAAGCACGCCCTTCCGAATGCCTGGGCGCCGATCATCAATGTGGTGGCACTCAATCTCGCCTATCTCATTACCGGCGTCGTGCTTGTGGAAGTGGTGTTCGTTTACCCGGGTATCGGTCAGCTTCTGGTGGACGCGGTCGCGAAACGCGACTTCCCGATCGTTCAGGCCTGCTGCCTGATCTTCGCCGCAACATTCATCCTGCTCAATCTGGCAGCCGACATCGGCGCCATTTTGACCAATCCGCGGTTGCGGCATCCGAAGTGA